A region of Sesamum indicum cultivar Zhongzhi No. 13 linkage group LG7, S_indicum_v1.0, whole genome shotgun sequence DNA encodes the following proteins:
- the LOC105166455 gene encoding probable galactinol--sucrose galactosyltransferase 6, with translation MTIKPALRIPERKLVVRERTILINVPENVVATSVAAAGGQVEGVFLGAVLNQDSSRHVVPLGTLRDVRFLACFRIMLWWMAQKMGDKGHDVPQETQFLLVKTQDGSLLESDINGQEENKIVYTVFLPLVEGPFRACLQGNDGDELELCLESGDSDTLGSTFTHSVYISSGVDPFETIHEAVKAVKLHLGSFKLRNEKKLPGFVDYFGWCTWDAFYREVSQEGVEAGLKSLKAGGTPPKFVIIDDGWQSVASDEHHQQQEQPEQQLEQPRLQRLTGIKENAKFRKEDPSIGIKNIVNICKEKYGLKYVYMWHAIIGYWGGVRPGVTEMEEYESTLRYPKVCKAVMEHEPGWKTDPIALEGVGLVNPKKVHKFYNELHSYLSFAGVDGVKVDAQTILETLGAGLGGRVELTKQYHQALDASIARNFPDNGCIACMSHNIDSLYCSKQTAIVRASDDFFPRNPVSHTIHIAAVAYNSLFLGEIMLPDWDMFHSLHPAAEYHGSARAISGGPIYVSDEPGKHNFDILRKLVLPDGSILRARLPGRPTKDCLFSDPARDGVSLLKIWNMNKYTGVLGVYNCQGAAWNSVERKSAFHQTNSEAITGYIRGCDVHLIADVSPDSNWDGKVALYSCMTGELNTLHYNVALPVSLKILEHEIFTVTPIKTLAPGFSFAPLGLIDMFNAGGAIERLKYDITTLKALVSMEVKGCGRFGAYSSSKPKRCTVGSSGVDFEFNSASGLVTLYLPEMPPDDKKIHNVEIEL, from the exons ATGACGATCAAACCAGCACTTCGGATTCCAGAAAGGAAACTAGTGGTGAGGGAACGGACTATACTCATCAACGTGCCGGAAAATGTGGTGGCCACCTCTGTCGCGGCGGCAGGGGGACAGGTGGAAGGGGTGTTTTTAGGAGCTGTGCTGAACCAAGACAGCAGTCGTCACGTGGTGCCGCTCGGCACATTGCGTGATGTGCGGTTCTTGGCTTGTTTTAGGATCATGTTGTGGTGGATGGCTCAAAAAATGGGGGATAAGGGCCATGATGTCCCACAGGaaactcaatttttgttgGTGAAAACACAAGATGGATCCCTGTTAGAATCGGATATCAATGGACAGGAGGAGAATAAGATTGTTTACACGGTATTTTTGCCTTTGGTAGAAGGGCCCTTTAGAGCTTGTCTTCAGGGCAACGATGGCGATGAGCTAGAACTTTGCTTAGAAAGTGGAGATAGTGATACTCTTGGATCGACTTTTACCCATTCAGTGTACATTAGCTCGGGGGTAGATCCATTCGAGACGATACATGAGGCGGTTAAGGCAGTTAAACTGCATCTTGGGAGCTTTAAGTTGAGGAATGAGAAGAAATTGCCTGGGTTCGTGGATTACTTTGGTTGGTGCACATGGGATGCTTTTTATCGAGAGGTGAGTCAAGAAGGGGTAGAAGCTGGCCTTAAGAGCCTTAAGGCCGGTGGCACACCTCCAAAATTTGTCATCATTGACGACGGTTGGCAGTCCGTTGCATCTGATGAACACCACCAACAACAAGAACAACCAGAACAACAACTGGAGCAGCCACGACTGCAGAGGCTGACCGGAATTAAAGAGAATGCAAAATTTCGAAAGGAGGACCCATCGATCGGGATCAAGAATATCGTCAATATTTGTAAAGAGAAGTATGGATTGAAGTACGTGTACATGTGGCACGCCATCATTGGGTATTGGGGTGGTGTAAGGCCAGGGGTGACGGAGATGGAGGAGTATGAATCAACTTTGCGGTATCCAAAGGTATGTAAAGCAGTGATGGAGCACGAGCCAGGGTGGAAAACTGATCCAATTGCACTGGAGGGGGTGGGTTTGGTGAATCCTAAGAAGGTGCACAAGTTTTACAATGAGTTGCATAGCTATTTGAGTTTTGCTGGGGTAGATGGAGTTAAAGTAGATGCTCAGACCATACTAGAGACACTTGGGGCAGGTCTTGGAGGCAGAGTGGAGCTGACCAAACAATATCATCAGGCTCTTGATGCATCTATTGCAAGGAATTTTCCTGATAATGGGTGCATTGCTTGCATGAGCCACAACATTGACTCACTTTACTG CTCAAAACAAACTGCTATTGTGAGAGCATCTGATGATTTCTTCCCACGGAATCCGGTATCACATACTATCCACATTGCTGCTGTCGCATATAACAGTCTGTTTCTAGGAGAAATCATGCTACCTGACTGGGACATGTTCCATTCTCTCCACCCAGCTGCCGAATACCATGGATCAGCCAGGGCCATAAGTGGTGGACCTATCTACGTTAG TGATGAACCAGGAAAGcacaattttgatatattaaggAAGCTTGTTCTCCCAGATGGTTCCATTCTACGAGCCCGCTTGCCCGGTCGACCTACTAAGGATTGTCTGTTTTCTGATCCTGCTCGTGACGGTGTCAG CCTGTTGAAGATATGGAACATGAACAAGTATACTGGAGTACTTGGAGTATACAACTGCCAAGGTGCAGCATGGAATAGTGTTGAGAGGAAGAGCGCATTCCACCAAACTAATTCTGAAGCAATAACCGGCTATATCAGGGGTTGTGATGTTCATCTCATTGCAGACGTTTCCCCCGACTCCAACTGGGATGGGAAAGTGGCTCTCTACTCATGCATGACTGGTGAGCTTAACACTCTGCACTACAATGTTGCCTTGCCGGTGTCCCTCAAGATCCTAGAGCATGAAATTTTCACGGTAACACCCATCAAGACATTGGCACCGGGCTTCAGCTTTGCTCCGTTGGGCCTCATTGACATGTTTAATGCTGGTGGAGCAATAGAAAGGCTCAAATACGACATAACAACCTTAAAGGCTCTCGTTTCCATGGAGGTAAAGGGATGTGGGCGTTTCGGCGCTTACTCATCGTCTAAGCCAAAAAGATGCACGGTGGGTTCATCCGGAGTTGACTTTGAGTTTAATTCAGCCTCTGGCTTGGTGACATTGTACTTACCTGAGATGCCTCCTGATGATAAGAAGATTCACAATGTCGAgattgaattatga